DNA from Palaemon carinicauda isolate YSFRI2023 chromosome 23, ASM3689809v2, whole genome shotgun sequence:
GTTattgtttacatctctctctctctctctctctctctctctctcctctctctctctctctctctgacttgtttTCATTTTGATGATCAAGTCATTgtttacatcctctctctctctcactctctctctctctctctctctctcctctctctctctctctctcctctctcctctctctctcacacccacaccaccacacacacacacagagacacacacacacaaaaccccaCAGGTGCGCgaagaagtaataatattaataaaactgatgatatataagaatattagtcataaatgaaaatcagaaaaaaaaaaatattgataaaatatcagACGTGAAAAGCATAAACTACCCCAGAAAAAGTCAATGGAGCTTATGATGAATCAATTTATTTGCCTATAACATAATAAGTCCATCTAAGAatatttacctccgctaacgaagttggaaagaggttatgttttaccctgttgtgtgtttgtttgtgaacagcttcctgtaaaaagctggaaaaaattaaattctgaaaggtcaagatcaaaggtcaaggtcacggtcaagcaacgtgtccaattcacgtaatcagccataagtttggacatcgttgtcacagagacttcaaacttggttcatatttcagtgtatggaaatccatgccaattaatacacgttaaggtcaaagctcAGGTCAATATCGaggcaaaagatcgagaaatacaGTGCCACAGCAGAGGTCTGCGccatactgagtgcccctctagtttctctaTTTCACGATCACTCCATCTAAGAAGATTGAATAAATAAAAGAAGGATGGTTGATAACACAGTGAGTAGAGACGAAATATAAAGCCAAAGAGTGACACCCCGAACACAGTCATAAATAAATACCAGTTATAACTTTTATTACAACATTAGGTTTATTTATTGCGGCTTATTCGTCATCGCCCAACATCTTAATGGCCCTCGCTTACGAGGGTTGAACCGCGTTCCTTGTAATACGTTTATAGCAACAAAAAATGATAATTGACTCCCCCGCTCCCCCAGGTGGAGGGGGACCTTCGTGGAGGTTGACTTTCCTGAGGCTCCGCCCCCCAGGCGGACGGGGATCTTCCAGGTGTCCCTTCCCCCACAGACTGAGCGGGGACATTCCTGGTCCCAGCCCCCAGGTGCAGGGGAACCTTCGTGGGGCATCAAACCCCAGGTGGAGGGGACCTTCCTCGGGCCCCAGGCCCCCAAGTGGCGGGGGGACCTTCCTTCCCCCTTGCCCCCATGTGGTGGGGGACCTTCCTGAGCTCCCGCACTGCAGGTGGAGGGGGATCTTCCTTCCCCCTTGCCCCCATATGGAGGAGGACCTTCCTGGAGCTCCCACACTCCAGGTGGAGAGGGATCTTCCTTCCCCCTTGCCCCCATGTGGAGGGGGACCTTCCTGGAGCTCCCGCACTCCAGGTGGAGAGGGATCTTCCTTCCCCCTTGCCCCCATGTGGAGGGGGATCTTCCTTCCCCCTTGCCCCCAAGTGGAGGGGGATCTTCCTTCCCCCTTGCCCCCAAGTGGAGGGGGATCTTCCTTCCCCCTTGCCCCCATGTGGAGGGGGATCTTCCTTCCCCCTTGCCCCCATGTGGAGGGGGATCTTCCTTCGCCCCCATGTGGAGGGGGCTCTTCCTTCACCCTTGCCCCCATGTGGAGGGGGATCTTCCTTTCCCCTTGCCCCCATGTGGAGGGGGATCTTACTTCCCCCTTGCCCCCATGTGGAGGGGGATCTTACTTCCCCCTTGCCCATGGAGGGGGATCTTCCTTCCCACTTGCCCCCATGTGGAGGGGGATCTTCCTTTCCCCTTGCCCTCATGTGGAGGGGGATCTTCCTTCGCCCTTGCCCCCATGTGGAGGGGGATCTTCCTTCCCCCTTGCCCCCATGTGGAGGGGGGATCTTACTTCCCCCTTGCCCCCATGTGGAGGGGGATCTTACTTCCCCCTTGCCCATGGAGGGGGATCTTCCTTCCCACTTGCCCCCATATGGAGGGGGATCTTCCTTTCCCCTTGCCCCCATGTGGAGGGGGATCTTCCTTCCCCCTTGCCCCCATATGGAGGGGGATCTTCCTTCCCCCTTGCCCCCATGTGGAGGGGGATCTTCCTTCCCCCTTGCCCCCATGTGGAGGGGGATCTTCCTTTCCCCTTGCCCAATGTGGAGGGGGATCTTCCTTCCCCCTAGCCCCCATGTGGAGGGGGATCTTCCTTCCCCCTAGCCCCCATGTGAAGGGGGATCTTCCTTCCCCCTCGCCCCCATGTGGAGGGGGATCTTCCTTTCCCCTGGCCCCCATGTGGAGGGGGATCTTCCTTCCCCCTCGCCCCCATGTGGAGGGGGATCTTCCTTCCCCCTCGCCCCCATGTGGAGGGGGATCTTCCTTTCCCCTTGCCCCCATGTGGAGGGGGATCTTCCTTTCCCCTTGCCCCCATGTGGAGGGGGATATTCCTTCCCCCTAGCCCCCATGTGGAGGGGGATCTTCCTTCCCCCTCGCCCCCATGTGGAGGGGATCTTCCTTTCCCCTAGCCCCCATGTGGAGGGGGATCTTCCTTCCCCCTCGCCCCCATGTGGAGGGGGATCTTCCTTCCCCCTCGCTCCCATGTGGAGGGGGATCTTCCTTTCCCCTTGCCCCCATGTGGAGGGGGATCTTCCTTTCCCCTTGCCCCCATGTGGAGGGGGATCTTCCTTCCCCCTAGCCCCCATGTGGAGGGGGATCTTCCTTCCCCCTAGCCCCCATGTGGAGGGGGATCTTCCTTCCCCCTCGCCCCCATGTGGAGGGGGATCTTCCTTCCCCCTCGCCTCCATGTGGAGGGGGATCTTCCTTCCCCCTCGCCCCCATGTGGAGGGGGATCTTCCTTCACCCTTGCCCCCATGTGGAGGGGGATCTTCGTTTCCCCTTGCCCCCCTGTGGAGGGGGATCTTCTTTCCCCCTTGCCCCCATGTGGAGGGGGATCTTCCTTCACCCTTGCCCCCATGTGGAGGGGGATCTTCCTTCACCCTTGCCCCCCCTGTGGAGGGGGGTCTTCTTTCCCCCTTGCCCCCATGTGGAGGGGGATCTTCCTTCACCCTTGCCCCCATGTGGAGGGGGATCTTCCTTTCCCTTTGCCCCCATATGGAGGGGGATCTTCCTGGAGCTCCCGCACTTCCTGGTCTTAATGTCTGTTAAGACCAGGAAGACTAATAACTTCGCCGGTGTCTGTCAAATACATTTAAAGCCTATATTTCATGAGTGCGGTCAGTCAAGAATACGGTGGCCTATTgataacatccctgcctggcaatcagcCAGACAGGAGATCaagtctcactcaagctcgatagtttcttgtagtgtctgcaacctcaccatcctttagaACTAAGATTGGGGGGTTTAGGGGTGGCCTATGGCTCTCCCTGTCGAGACATcacatcagccattgcctggttctccccgggtccaagcttgagtggagacgtggcttgggcgctgatcatatgtacatatggtcagtgtctggggcattgtcactgtcccttacctctaacATTCATGAGCAGTCTTAAGCCTTTAGGGTGGAAACTGATACAATTTAGTGGACCTAAAGGACTTCATAGTTGGACTTTCAGGATTTAATTTTTAGACTAATACTTAACTGCCAAATTATCTGTACTTGATTACTGGACTTAAGGACTTCACCAACAGAATCTATAAACATGGGTTTGTggaatttatgaaattcatagctAAGATCTAGGCAATTTTTTTGCTGCGTTCTAGTGACTTCATTGCTAGGTTCTAAACAagaggagattatgaaaagtaaaatgtcactttctttaaaaagaaaagtatttaatcatatgatcCTATAAGTtgtaacttgtgcatcagaaacgtggagctttactaaagccttagaacatacgctagttacaactcagagagcaatggaaagaataatgatgggagtagcACCAAGAGACTGAAAACGAAAGAAACCtgaagtaaaagatattctaacatataagaaaaaaagaaacggacatggtcaggacatataatgagaatgacagataatatataggCATTacgaataacggaatgggtctctagacactgcaaaaaaaaaaaaaaaaaaaaaaaagacaaggaaaggaagaaaagacgatggattaacaagcaaaaagatttgtgggtatagactggcatagaaagaccataaacagacgtgagtggaaggacgtgtctgaggcctttgtcttactgtggactagttacggctgacatatatatatatatatatatatatatatatatatatatatatatatatatatatatatatatatatatatatatatatatatatatatatatttgtatatatatatatatatatatatatatatatacaaatatatatatatatatataaatatatatatacaaatatatatatatatatatatatatatatacaaatatatatatatatatatatatatatatatatatatattatataatatatatatatatatatatataaactatataatatatatataaatatatatatatatatatatatatatatatatattatataatatatatatatatataaactatataatatatatataatatatatatatatatatatatatatatatatatatataaatacaaacatacatgcgtatttgtgtatttgtatgtacaatacataaaaaaacattttagaaacTTAAACGTTCACAGACTTCCTAATATAACCCAAGAAAGTATAAGGTACCTCTATAGAACTAGacaactgccatatatatatatatatatatatatatatatatatatatatatatatatatatatatatatatatatatatatgtatgtatgtatgtattgaaataagccatatactttaatacctcaatgtctggttcgattcccagccggtcagaagctattgtctttgagtggttttgccttagggctctgatcccgaggtcgataaaagaatccagatattatttaaatataaaaaaacacgtctatatgtgcaaaatttatcatgtcttgggttagagttctctggcttgagggtacactcgggcacactattctatcttatttcccttacgcttgttttgttaaagtttttatagtatatatatggaatatctattttaatgttgatactgttcttaagatattttatttttccttgtttgatttcctcactcggctaatttccccgttgaagcccctgggcttaaagcatcctgcttttctaactagggttgtggcgtagcaagtaatatatatatatatatatatatatatatatatatatatatatatatatatatatatatatatatatatgtgtgtgtgtgtgtgtatatatatatatatatatatatatatatatatatatatatatatatatatatatgtatatatatacatatgtatatatatatacattatatatatatatatatatatatatatatatacatacatacatacaaacatacatacatacatatatatatatatatatatatatatatatatatgtatatatatatacatacaaacatacatacatatatatatatatatatatatatatatatatatatatatatatatatatatatatatatatatatatatatatatataatgtatatatatacatacatacaaacatacatacatatatatatatatatatatatatatatatatatatatatatatatatat
Protein-coding regions in this window:
- the LOC137617713 gene encoding basic salivary proline-rich protein 4-like, which encodes MGARVKEDPPPHGGKGERRPPSTGGARVKEDPPPHGGKGEGRSPSTWGQGGKKIPLHRGARGNEDPPPHGGKGEGRSPSTWGRGGRKIPLHMEARGKEDPPPHGGEGEGRSPSTWGLGGRKIPLHMGARGKEDPPPHGGKGKGRSPSTWGQGERKIPLHMGARGKEDPPPHGGEGEGRSPSTWGLGERKIPSTWGRGGRKIPLHMGARGKEYPPPHGGKGKGRSPSTWGQGERKIPLHMGARGKEDPPPHGGEGEGRSPSTWGPGERKIPLHMGARGKEDPPSHGG
- the LOC137617712 gene encoding formin-2-like, whose protein sequence is MIIDSPAPPGGGGPSWRLTFLRLRPPGGRGSSRCPFPHRLSGDIPGPSPQVQGNLRGASNPRWRGPSSGPRPPSGGGTFLPPCPHVVGDLPELPHCRWRGIFLPPCPHMEEDLPGAPTLQVERDLPSPLPPCGGGPSWSSRTPGGEGSSFPLAPMWRGIFLPPCPQVEGDLPSPLPPSGGGSSFPLAPMWRGIFLPPCPHVEGDLPSPPCGGGSSFTLAPMWRGIFLSPCPHVEGDLTSPLPPCGGGSYFPLAHGGGSSFPLAPMWRGIFLSPCPHVEGDLPSPLPPCGGGSSFPLAPMWRGDLTSPLPPCGGGSYFPLAHGGGSSFPLAPIWRGIFLSPCPHVEGDLPSPLPPYGGGSSFPLAPMWRGIFLPPCPHVEGDLPFPLPNVEGDLPSP